A stretch of the Kroppenstedtia eburnea genome encodes the following:
- a CDS encoding DMT family transporter encodes MRHGLGWICLGAFLWGTAGLAGKVLITRHGMDPLVIGAWRLAISVPVLMVAAMWESKGWKGRALRRGKWGWLMVFGLAVAGYQVGYFSAVDRTLVSTATMLTVCTAPLVVAILARALLKEQLGVSTLVALAVGLAGTVLLIGAEGLAGLTDPRLTTGNALALFAAFCYGGYTLIGKHLLADAPPFRVLAVVFSLGALLLSPVIRLPEPSVEAWLLLCYLGAVPTAVAYLFYMHGLRRSTATRASVVALLEPLTAALLALLLLGERLTLAGWVGAGFLLSSLVLMQWRSDPDGEAATG; translated from the coding sequence ATGCGACATGGATTGGGATGGATCTGTCTGGGAGCGTTTCTGTGGGGAACGGCGGGGTTGGCGGGAAAGGTGCTGATCACGCGCCACGGGATGGATCCGTTGGTGATCGGTGCCTGGCGTCTCGCCATCAGCGTTCCCGTGCTCATGGTGGCGGCGATGTGGGAAAGCAAAGGCTGGAAGGGGCGGGCTTTGCGTCGGGGGAAGTGGGGCTGGCTGATGGTGTTCGGCTTGGCTGTGGCCGGCTACCAAGTGGGCTATTTTTCCGCTGTGGATCGAACACTGGTGTCGACGGCCACGATGTTGACGGTCTGTACAGCCCCCCTGGTGGTGGCCATCCTGGCCCGGGCCCTGTTGAAGGAACAGCTGGGCGTCTCCACTCTCGTCGCTCTGGCGGTGGGGCTGGCGGGAACGGTGCTGCTGATCGGAGCGGAAGGTCTGGCGGGGCTGACCGATCCCCGTCTGACCACCGGCAATGCGCTGGCTCTGTTTGCGGCTTTCTGTTATGGGGGTTATACTTTAATTGGAAAGCATCTGCTGGCGGATGCTCCCCCCTTCCGGGTGTTGGCGGTTGTCTTCAGTCTGGGGGCGTTGCTGTTGTCACCGGTGATCCGGTTGCCGGAGCCCTCGGTGGAGGCGTGGTTGCTCCTCTGCTATCTGGGTGCCGTACCCACAGCCGTTGCTTATCTCTTCTATATGCACGGATTGCGCCGGTCGACGGCGACCCGGGCATCGGTGGTTGCCCTGTTGGAACCTTTGACCGCGGCTTTGCTCGCCCTCCTCCTGCTCGGGGAGCGGCTGACCCTTGCAGGATGGGTCGGAGCCGGATTTCTCCTTTCCTCCCTGGTTCTGATGCAATGGCGCTCAGATCCAGACGGGGAGGCGGCAACCGGGTGA
- a CDS encoding ABC transporter permease, giving the protein MKELLRLLAGEWLKLQKWLLWILLLPGPFLAVWVGSQTLEINASGVEDWLWMYSMTVQQYGWMFYPVLTGVFAALICRYEHVGGGWKHLLVQPVSRTQVYLAKAFLLAGFAAASQVILLFFYMMGIWWNGLQDTVSWGILFKSAFAGWVAVLPLAALQLWVSFIWRSFGVPLAINIALSLPTILAAQSKEFGPLYPWAQPLLAMMPTGNGYLDVDTETLVSVIVTGFLVAGIGGWLHFIRRDSSA; this is encoded by the coding sequence ATGAAAGAACTGCTCCGCTTGCTTGCGGGAGAGTGGTTGAAGCTGCAAAAGTGGCTGCTGTGGATCCTGTTGTTGCCGGGACCGTTCCTGGCCGTTTGGGTTGGAAGTCAGACCCTGGAGATAAATGCCTCCGGGGTGGAGGACTGGCTATGGATGTACTCCATGACCGTTCAGCAATACGGTTGGATGTTTTATCCCGTCTTGACCGGGGTGTTTGCCGCCCTGATCTGCCGTTATGAGCATGTGGGTGGCGGGTGGAAGCATCTGTTGGTCCAGCCGGTCTCCCGTACTCAGGTATATCTGGCCAAGGCTTTTTTGCTGGCGGGATTTGCTGCTGCCAGCCAGGTGATTCTACTTTTTTTCTATATGATGGGCATCTGGTGGAACGGCCTCCAAGACACCGTTTCCTGGGGAATACTGTTCAAGAGCGCTTTTGCCGGCTGGGTGGCGGTGCTGCCTCTGGCGGCTCTGCAGTTGTGGGTCTCCTTTATATGGAGGAGCTTCGGGGTTCCCCTGGCGATCAACATTGCGCTGTCTCTGCCGACGATTTTGGCCGCCCAGTCGAAGGAATTTGGCCCTCTTTATCCCTGGGCGCAACCGCTGCTGGCGATGATGCCGACGGGGAATGGATACTTGGATGTTGACACAGAAACCCTGGTCTCGGTCATTGTGACCGGCTTCCTCGTCGCCGGGATCGGCGGCTGGCTTCATTTCATCCGTCGGGACTCATCGGCGTGA
- a CDS encoding ABC transporter permease: MLRILAAERLKMKRTWLPVLVLLGPAGILLSMLVDFGLRRDYLLQQPLDSWVILVKEVSALLPLAMLLGSTLLASLMVGVEHQASAWKHLMTLPLSRFRIYLGKGIQMTGWLLLAGILMVPAFALLWTWFELGKEVPWASFLKGGLYPVLAVLPVAMLQLWLSVVIRNQALPVFIGVVGSLFNRMLPAWMPWAYPGNSIPARIAREGNNPEVWVPVGIGVGILLLLLGGLHFSRREVEAG; encoded by the coding sequence ATGCTCCGGATTCTGGCCGCGGAAAGGTTGAAGATGAAGCGTACCTGGTTGCCGGTGCTGGTGTTACTGGGTCCGGCGGGGATCCTCCTGTCCATGCTGGTGGATTTCGGACTGCGCCGGGACTATCTCCTGCAACAACCGCTTGACAGTTGGGTGATCTTGGTGAAGGAGGTTTCCGCTTTACTTCCTCTGGCAATGCTCCTGGGCTCGACGTTGCTGGCTTCCTTGATGGTGGGGGTGGAACATCAGGCTTCCGCCTGGAAACACCTCATGACCTTGCCTCTGTCCCGTTTTCGGATCTATCTGGGCAAGGGGATTCAAATGACCGGTTGGTTGCTGCTTGCAGGGATCTTGATGGTGCCGGCTTTTGCCTTGTTGTGGACCTGGTTTGAACTGGGGAAGGAGGTTCCCTGGGCCTCTTTTCTGAAAGGCGGACTTTATCCGGTGTTGGCGGTGTTGCCGGTGGCGATGTTGCAGCTGTGGCTGTCGGTGGTGATCCGCAATCAGGCGCTCCCGGTGTTCATCGGCGTGGTCGGTTCTTTGTTCAACAGGATGCTTCCCGCTTGGATGCCCTGGGCTTATCCGGGGAATTCGATTCCGGCCCGGATTGCCCGGGAGGGGAACAACCCGGAGGTTTGGGTGCCGGTGGGGATCGGAGTGGGTATTCTCCTCCTGCTCCTGGGCGGGCTGCATTTTTCCCGGCGGGAGGTGGAGGCCGGATGA
- a CDS encoding ABC transporter ATP-binding protein gives MSETLVQTVRLTRRYGTQTVVDGLDLKVKRGEVYGFLGPNGAGKTTTIRMLLGLIRPTSGEIEMFGQPLAKNRIQILRRVGALVESPSYYGHLTGRENLEVTRRLLGAPKRRIDEVLDRVRLRQAADKKVKQYSLGMKQRLGIASALLGEPDLLILDEPTNGLDPAGIQEVREFIVELPRLQDVSVLVSSHLLSEVEQMATQVGIIQQGKLIFQGPIAELRKQSRPRVRFGVGDPAEAQRLLREQGWQVSREEGDLWIEGLNREATSRVVENLVMDRFSVYRVEEVKPSLEELFLGLTGKGESL, from the coding sequence ATGTCGGAAACATTGGTGCAAACGGTCCGACTGACCCGCCGTTACGGGACGCAGACCGTGGTGGACGGGCTCGATCTGAAGGTGAAGCGGGGGGAGGTGTACGGTTTCCTCGGTCCCAACGGAGCGGGAAAAACAACGACGATCCGAATGCTCCTGGGGTTGATCCGCCCCACCTCGGGAGAGATTGAAATGTTTGGGCAACCTTTGGCAAAGAACCGAATACAGATCCTGCGCCGGGTGGGAGCCCTGGTGGAATCCCCCTCTTACTATGGTCATCTCACAGGACGGGAGAACCTGGAGGTGACCCGGCGGCTCCTGGGGGCACCCAAGCGGCGCATCGATGAGGTGCTGGACCGGGTGCGTCTGCGTCAGGCGGCGGATAAAAAGGTGAAACAATACTCCCTCGGCATGAAACAACGGTTGGGAATCGCCTCAGCCCTCCTCGGGGAGCCGGATCTGTTGATCCTCGACGAGCCCACCAACGGACTGGACCCCGCGGGCATCCAGGAAGTCCGGGAGTTTATCGTCGAGCTGCCCCGCCTGCAGGATGTCTCGGTGTTGGTCTCCAGTCATTTGTTGAGTGAAGTGGAACAGATGGCCACACAGGTGGGGATCATCCAACAAGGGAAACTGATCTTTCAGGGGCCGATCGCGGAGCTCCGGAAACAAAGCCGGCCCCGTGTCCGCTTCGGTGTGGGGGATCCGGCAGAGGCCCAGCGTCTCTTGCGGGAACAGGGGTGGCAGGTTTCACGGGAAGAGGGAGACCTCTGGATCGAAGGACTGAACCGGGAGGCGACGTCCCGGGTGGTGGAAAATCTGGTGATGGATCGGTTTTCCGTCTACCGGGTGGAGGAAGTGAAGCCATCCCTGGAGGAGCTGTTCCTCGGATTGACCGGGAAGGGGGAGAGCCTCTGA